From one Leguminivora glycinivorella isolate SPB_JAAS2020 chromosome 5, LegGlyc_1.1, whole genome shotgun sequence genomic stretch:
- the LOC125226268 gene encoding DNA polymerase epsilon subunit 4, producing MTESEHYTDIDISDVIDDTEQYADTEQYIDTEINSEPIESEILQESELVRSEEHVEKKPQSAKSEVVKATRLPIARIKNIMKQDPDVSVISADAAFLVTKATELFLETIVKETYNTSTKKKKIINKKDLDYVINMVDCLCFLEGAMDF from the exons aTGACCGAAAGCGAGCATTATACGGATATCGACATATCAGACGTTATCGACGACACAGAACAGTATGCGGACACTGAACAATACATCGATACTGAAATAAACTCCGAACCCATCGAAAGTGAGATTCTTCAAGAATCCGAGCTAGTCAGATCTGAAGAACATGTAGAAAAAAAGCCTCAGAGTGCAAAGAGCGAGGTGGTGAAGGCTACGAGATTACCTATAGCGAGGATTAAGAATATTATGAAGCAAGACCCTGACGTGAGCGTCATCAGTGCTGATGCTGCGTTCTTAGTTACGAAAGCAACG GAATTATTTCTAGAAACAATAGTCAAAGAAACATACAACACATCAActaagaagaaaaagataattaatAAGAAGGACTTAGACTATGTTATAAATATGGTAGACTGTTTGTGTTTCTTAGAGGGTGCTATGGATTTCTAA